One genomic segment of Trichoplusia ni isolate ovarian cell line Hi5 chromosome 5, tn1, whole genome shotgun sequence includes these proteins:
- the LOC113494250 gene encoding THAP domain-containing protein 1-like isoform X2: MPSCSVLTCNVRVADFSEDNGLRFHKFPTDDDLRKRWIESTGRRNWKPNKNSFICSKHFRDTDYFIKRSGQRYLKNGAIPCEYIVYANLFPEHFPVPSPDVAEEPEPVPVEHAACPEEKVDADLDDSSDSDDEIVGWDQLQDLVNCAEGLSNQNAAMNPAFREIKRYATKRKSHTRKAK, from the exons atgccttCCTGCTCTGTTCTCACCTGTAACGTGCGCGTTGCCGACTTCTCCGAGGACAACGGCTTACGCTTTCACAA ATTTCCTACTGATGACGACCTAAGGAAACGATGGATCGAGTCGACTGGACGTCGCAACTGGAAACCAAATAAGAACAGCTTCATTTGCTCCAAGCATTTCAGGGACACCGACTATTTCATCAAGAGGTCTGGTCAACGCTACCTGAAGAACGGAGCCATTCCTTGCGAATATATCGTTTATGCGAATTTGTTC CCCGAACACTTCCCCGTGCCATCCCCAGATGTGGCTGAAGAGCCGGAGCCGGTCCCAGTCGAGCACGCCGCCTGCCCAGAAGAGAAGGTTGACGCGGACCTCGATGACAGCAGCGATTCAGACGATGAGATCGTCGGCTGGGACCAGCTCCAG GATCTGGTTAACTGCGCTGAAGGCCTCAGCAATCAG AACGCTGCAATGAATCCAGCTTTTCGTGAGATTAAGAGGTACGCTACTAAGAGGAAGAGTCACACTCGCAAg gcCAAATGA
- the LOC113494250 gene encoding THAP domain-containing protein 3-like isoform X1, producing the protein MPSCSVLTCNVRVADFSEDNGLRFHKFPTDDDLRKRWIESTGRRNWKPNKNSFICSKHFRDTDYFIKRSGQRYLKNGAIPCEYIVYANLFPEHFPVPSPDVAEEPEPVPVEHAACPEEKVDADLDDSSDSDDEIVGWDQLQDLVNCAEGLSNQNAAMNPAFREIKRYATKRKSHTRKDYLLAAAKVNAASAQYLTCPHLSETQKLRIKNGLQHEILIKMTLKQWKFKRIWRYVYLAITGMHRGQMSR; encoded by the exons atgccttCCTGCTCTGTTCTCACCTGTAACGTGCGCGTTGCCGACTTCTCCGAGGACAACGGCTTACGCTTTCACAA ATTTCCTACTGATGACGACCTAAGGAAACGATGGATCGAGTCGACTGGACGTCGCAACTGGAAACCAAATAAGAACAGCTTCATTTGCTCCAAGCATTTCAGGGACACCGACTATTTCATCAAGAGGTCTGGTCAACGCTACCTGAAGAACGGAGCCATTCCTTGCGAATATATCGTTTATGCGAATTTGTTC CCCGAACACTTCCCCGTGCCATCCCCAGATGTGGCTGAAGAGCCGGAGCCGGTCCCAGTCGAGCACGCCGCCTGCCCAGAAGAGAAGGTTGACGCGGACCTCGATGACAGCAGCGATTCAGACGATGAGATCGTCGGCTGGGACCAGCTCCAG GATCTGGTTAACTGCGCTGAAGGCCTCAGCAATCAG AACGCTGCAATGAATCCAGCTTTTCGTGAGATTAAGAGGTACGCTACTAAGAGGAAGAGTCACACTCGCAAg GACTACCTATTGGCAGCCGCCAAAGTTAATGCGGCGAGCGCTCAGTACCTCACATGTCCGCATTTAAGCGAAACACAAAAGCTGAGAATTAAAAATGGTCTCCAACATGAGATTCTAATCAAAATGACTCTAAAGCAATGGAAATTTAAGAGGATCTGGCGTTACGTGTACCTTGCTATCACTGGCATGCATCGAG gcCAAATGAGCAGATAA
- the LOC113494249 gene encoding 12 kDa FK506-binding protein-like, translated as MGVNVETISPGDESTYPKSGQTVVVHYTGTLTNGKKFDSSRDRGKPFKFRIGKGEVIRGWDEGVAKMSVGERAKLTCSPDFAYGQQGHPGVIPPNSTLVFDVELLRLE; from the exons ATGGGAGTCAACGTGGAAACTATTTCACCTGGAGATG AATCCACCTACCCCAAGTCGGGACAGACTGTTGTGGTGCACTACACAGGCACTCTGACCAATGGAAAGAAGTTTGACTCCTCCCGGGACCGTGGCAAGCCTTTCAAGTTCAGGATTGGCAAGGGAGAGGTCATCAGAGGCTGGGATGAGGGTGTTGCCAAG ATGTCAGTCGGTGAGCGCGCCAAACTGACGTGCTCCCCTGACTTCGCCTACGGCCAACAGGGCCACCCTGGAGTCATCCCACCAAACTCCACTCTCGTATTCGACGTGGAACTTCTCCGCCTCGAATAA